The following proteins are co-located in the Lagenorhynchus albirostris chromosome 4, mLagAlb1.1, whole genome shotgun sequence genome:
- the TMPRSS11B gene encoding LOW QUALITY PROTEIN: transmembrane protease serine 11B (The sequence of the model RefSeq protein was modified relative to this genomic sequence to represent the inferred CDS: inserted 3 bases in 2 codons; substituted 2 bases at 2 genomic stop codons), translating to MSRGLQEVVQPQTGSMFSRSTGDLGPIWYNISSQRRSWPLWMTILIFLGVMTILAVTXGLIVHFLAVGKTYYYQGDFHISGVIYNDNCEKAVSQVSTDLRKYIETKMSDAFQNSGVYXEYINSQVIKLLSYPNGSSVQLQLTFKFPPAKKNSMRTKIKAILHLMLKDNMASWNAVPTSIKLIEISKANAEMLTNNCCGGXLTNSITAGNRIVNGENALTGAWPWQASMQWKGQHHCGVSLISSRWLLSAAHCFAKKNNSEDWTVNFVTIVNQPYMTPKVQNILFHENYSKAGVHDDIALVQLAEEVSFTKYIHRICFSEAKMKLSENDSVVVTEWGTLYINGSLPVILQQAFLKITDNIVCNAPHALSGLATDTMLCAGFMSGEADACQNDSGGPLAYPNSRNIWHLVGIVSWGEGCGKKNKPGVYTXVTAYRGWITSKTAL from the exons GTACAACATATCTTCCCAGAGAAGATCTTGGCCACTGTGGATGACAATCCTTATTTTTCTTGGAGTGATGACAATCTTGGCAGTAA TTGGTCTCATTGTCCATTTTCTGGCAGTTG GAAAGACTTACTATTACCAAGGTGATTTTCATATTTCTGGAGTCATATACAATGATAATTGTGAAAAAGCAGTTTCACAAGTCAGCACagatctgagaaaatatattgAGACTAAG ATGTCTGATGCATTTCAAAATTCTGGTGTATA AGAGTATATCAACTCTCAAGTCATCAAACTTCT TTCTTATCCCAATGGTTCAAGTGTACAGTTACAGTTGACATTCAAGTTTCCTCCAGCAAAAAAGAATAGCATGAGGACTAAAATTAAGGCTATCTTACATCTGATGTTGAAGGACAACATGGCATCTTGGAATGCAGTTCCCACTTCCATCAAACTTATAg aaatcaGCAAGGCTAATGCTGAAATGCTTACCAATAACT GTTGTGGGGGATGACTGACCAATAGTATCACAGCAGGCAACCGAATTGTGAATGGGGAAAATGCCTTGACGGGGGCCTGGCCATGGCAGGCAAGCATGCAGTGGAAAGGCCAACACCACTGTGGTGTTTCTCTGATCAGCAGTAGGTGGCTCCTATCTGCAGCTCACTGCTTTGCTAA gaaaaataattcagaagatTGGACTGTCAACTTTGTAACTATAGTAAATCAACCATATATGACACCGAAAGTCcaaaacattctttttcatgaaaaTTATAGCAAAGCTGGGGTTCATGATGATATTGCCCTTGTGCAGCTTGCTGAAGAAGTCTCTTTTACAAAGTACATTCATAGGATTTGTTTTTCTGAAGCCAAAATGAAGCTCTCAGAAAATGACAGTGTTGTAGTTACAGAATGGGGAacactttatataaatg GTTCTCTTCCAGTGATACTTCAGCAGGCTTTTTTGAAGATTACTGATAACATAGTTTGCAATGCTCCACATGCATTGTCTGGCTTGGCAACTGATACAATGCTGTGTGCTGGATTTATGTCAGGAGAAGCTGATGCCTGTC agAATGATTCTGGTGGACCACTAGCTTATCCCAACTCTAGGAATATCTGGCACCTTGTTGGAATAGTAAGCTGGGGTGAAGGATGtgggaaaaagaataaaccagGTGTCTATACTTGAGTGACTGCTTATCGTGGATGGATTACCTCCAAGACTGCACTCTGA